The following nucleotide sequence is from Coffea eugenioides isolate CCC68of chromosome 10, Ceug_1.0, whole genome shotgun sequence.
TACTTTGaaaccacttttttttttcactccatTAAAAACTACCACCTAAAAATAATCTTAAATACTGCTACCACGTCGCAAAGTCATAACTGCTAAAAgtataaatttgaaaaacagAAAAGATACTTGTAAAAAAATACATTAGCACCGGTTCAACTTTATATGATCAAAAGTATGAACCCTATTTCTTTTAATCTCTTATCAATCCATGACCCAAGTCTTGAAGTTGTACTAAATTGCtataaaaatcaaatcaaaataattaaaGAAATCGTACTTCATTTTACCACAATCACTTAAAAGAAGAAGATAAACAAAATTCAGTTTACAATAagttacaaaaagaaaaaagaagtagTCATTCAAACAAATGGACAAGATAGAATGTTAGAGAAAAGGGTAAGAGAAGAGAGTGACTtatatttcttcttctttaagtTTTTGAGCttcatttatttgatatgtatgtATGAAGGCAAGGGTCTCTATAGTCATTTTGCAATTATCAGGAggggtaagtgatatttttaaaacttcaagAGTGTTAAATGCTATTAGTAAAAATCACAAGAGAGGCTTCTAATATTATCACTATTTTCTCCAATCCTATAGCAAAAGAATTGATAATATCTACAATCATAACCTTTGTACAAATTTTAGGTGTGAATTGTAAAATCCATTCATAAATTTGAAGTGCATCTTTGATAAGTAAATCTCTTGTACTCCACCACTCTTTTATATTTGACTAAACTAATAAATATACTCTTGAACTATTATTAAGATTATAGCACCATCCACTCTACAATCTCTCTCTGTGCGTCTCTTTTTGTTTCTGTAACCACTAACCACTGATCACTGCTGTTAGTCATCTTTGCCAAAGCACACCGatcttaaaactttgaaaatcTTGGCAATCCAAGATTCCAACCTACGGTTGCATAGTCTATTCCCCTTTCCTTGAAATAGGCAAATTAGTGAGTTTTACTGTAGTTTTGTTTTGGTATAAGGGTTGGGCTCAATGTTCTTGACAAAATTATTGGGTTAGGGATCAATTGGTCGGATCAATCAGACCGTTCTCAAAAATCCACTGACGTCAAATTGatttcataattattttatatttttataagtttcaaaaatattaaaattaagttCTTGGTTATATTTAACTAACCATACAAAATAGttcaaaaatattagacttgcaatcaaatatacacCCAAAAATTATGTATAAAATGTAAATTCATGACTAAAATATGTCAATTTTGCAAAACTActtgaaaaactaaattaagaaaaattaatgcAAATTGGAATCATTGATACTAAATTGATAAAATGATAGAaatgaaaatttatttatttagataTCATTTAGAAAAACGAGTGATTTTGATATTTAAACTAAATGGGTGGCAATTTTTTATtcctattaataaatgaaaattttacaatttaggtaactcaaattatatttggagaaaataagaaaaaaaagtttgagAAGTGGGTCAACCAGTCGAATCAGGTCATTGGTTTGGCTCGTTTGACAGTTTTGATTGGGTTTTGACCAAAACAGTTTTATGCTACAAAACCAACTCGAGAAGAAGGCTGGTTCATGATTGAATCGGCCGATCCAGCTCGAGTCTAACAACACTAGTTGGGCTAGTGCTATATATTCATGACAGAACATGTCCGTATAGATTGATCATTTTTTCACAAACAAGTTTTTTAAATGTGATACTACAATAACACACTTCGAAAAGCATTTTAAAAAACACCTAATTCATACAAATTTCAAATACAACTaacaaaataaataagtaaataaataaaactctATCGCCTCTATCCTTTTTCACCCACCACCACCCCTCCCCTCCTCCATCGCCACCGCCACCGCCatctctctcttttccctttctctcCCTTCCCTCCCTCCCTCTTTCTCTCCATCCCTCCCctccttccttttcttctttctcccccATTTTGGTTGTGCTTAGGGTGACTAGATTTCGACGTGAactagagagagaaagagggagGGGGTTGCGGAGGAGAGGaaaaggaagaggaagaagGAAGGAGGGGGAACAAGAAGGAGAAGAGAGCAGAGAGAAGGGGAGGGCGGTGGTGATGGTGCTGcggaagagggaggagaggagAGGGTGATGGGtggtgaagttttttttaaaaaaaaaatttttaaaaatacctcacTAAAATTTTAAATCTTAAAAATGCCTTAAATACATTCTCAAGAACGCCCCAAAAACATCTAACCATTTATAGTATAAGTTTTTTTCTAGACGCATTGCTACAATTAGAGTGTTTGGATACTGAACTATTTCATATAATATTTTGTATgtattataaacacattttctaactcacctttttatatttctaactacctttttatctcacatacatttcATTACAAAAAGcgttacaataattattttaaataatactctatccaaacacaatatttttgaaaataccaaacatacccctaaaAATACATGACCCGGACGGAGCCAATTTGAAGAGTAGGATAAACGAAGGGTGGCTTCACAAGTGTTTCGGGCATACTAGTCAGCTTGGTTAATATACAAGCCATAGGATTTCTGAGAGTGCTAATACGATCATATTGACCCCCATTTGGCTCAAGTTATTATTAGAGCCCAAGACATCCTCGAAAACCAGACATGTTAATTGTCGAACAATTCCttcaaggggaaaaaaatattttgtcGAACATTTAAGTTCTCGGTACAAGATTACTTGTCAAGAATTGTACGATTAGGTCGTGCtgacaaaattaaaattaatccGGGACGGCGACGGTTCAAATGTTGTGCTGCTGCGCAGTCAATCCTCCTGCTGGTGACCCAAGATATTTGTGAGCTGAGAGTCTAGATATTTTTTGGGGTGGAACAGTGAATTTAGCCGTACGAGAAAGAAAAATATCTTGCATCTGACCCTTGTCcttcctttttccaattttccatcctCCTCCCCTGCCTGGCTTCCTGGCTACTCACTCATTCCCCGAATTCGCGGCTGACGTGGACATCAACTTCGGCTGGACAAGTGTAAAAGTGCGACAACTGGGCTACTCTTTTTGGGTCCCAAATTCCTCTTTCTTTCCATCAACAAAAACCGACCCATTGGTTTGTTCATGATACCAGTGAATATATAGTAAATCGTTCCAGAAACCAACCTAATCCAGAGAACGCCTTCTtttacatgatttttttttcctttttcgtttTCTAAGTCTGGTGCTACGAGTGAACAATTCTGGGGATTTGTCTCTTTTGTTTTCCTAATTTTGGGTGCGGATTCCAGAAAGATATCTATAGGAACATGCAAAGCTTAAATGGTTCTTCATCAAGGCCAGAAATGGACCGAACGGGGTCGCTATTGTCGGAGCTGAgcgttgaaaaagaaaaacatccCTCGAATTCTGATGATACAACCGCAACTTTGCTGGTATTTacctcttcttccttttttttttttgtacttgaGTTTTCAGGTATAATTTCTGGAGAAGTATGTAGCTTCCTTTCTGGTATCTTGGGCATGAGGGATAGTTGGGTCTAGTTTATTCAGCTCATTTcttgaacaattttttttttggggtgctTTTCCATGGATTTTTACACACTTTAGCTGCTATTGccttttttccttaattcctttgtCATCTGTAATTATTTTTCAAGATTTAGTTGTCAGTTGAAGGATTCTATCTGTTTGGTGATCCAAAATCAAGCTGGTGGTATCTAATTTGTCATACGCTCATAGGTAAAAGAATCTATTTTGGGAGGTTTCAAAAGGCGGTGGAGTTTCTCTACTTCTACCTTGTTTTTGGGGTTACTAGTCTAAGTGACTTCTTCGATCAGCAGAATAAAGATTATGAATTAAAGagacaagaaacaagaaattaatttttgaacgGATTGGAGCTGATGAGCCTTTAGTTTAAATTCCTATTTTGTTCTGATTCAGTTTATTGCATTCAGGAATCTCAAGAAACAGAATCAGAATCCACACAGTGGACAGACGAGAAACACAGCTCGTATCTTAATTCGATGGAGGCCTCATTTGTTAACCAGTTGTATGATTCGTTGGATACATTGGGTGGTTTCTCCCAACAAGAATCCTTGTCAGAACCTAAAAACTGGGGGCAAATGAATGATGGTGTTGCTACTCCTTCTGGCCAGGTTTGATCAAATAACTCGTTAATGATTGCTAGCTGCATTAGCAGTTCGGAATATCTACGTTATTCTTTGAAATGTGATCATTGacattgcttttttttttttttttggtcttaaAAATTAGTTCAAGGTTTTCAAAGATGGCTCTTGGGCAAGAGTCAATTTCAGCAATTACAGGAGAGAAATGGCACGACCAAAGCAAGCACAGAAATCTGACCCTGTTTTGGCAAATCCCTGGATTCAACATTACAGGTCCTCGTGCAGGCACCAGACCAGAACCTTCCAAGGACAAGCTCCTGTATCTACTACTGCCAATCCAACTGCGTTTCCGTTTGGCTGCCAAGATTCTATGGGCAGCAATACAGGTATATTATCATCTTAGTTTGGTCCAGTTTACAAAAGCTCTAACTCCTTCACAGTGAGTGCTGCTACACTGCTGCTATTTTGTTTACATTGAATAGAGTTTACATCCTCTTTTGTTATTAGAGACTGAttccattttgtttgctaacTGGCACGGTCAAGGTTAATGTGTCAAAAACAGAAGTTTAACTTCACTATATCAGAAACCATTTTTGGAGGTGGAAAGTTGAATGCCAAAATTGCtatatttattcaaaattaaaaagatATCTTGCTACTTTCAACAGGCTTCAAGAAAATATGGAAGTTGACTTCAGAAGTGTCAGACTTCTTGGAGATGTGCTCCTTGAGCTTCAAATTAGAGATATGTGGTTTAAGAATGATtatgtaataaaaaaaaaaaaaagagagagagatgcTATTGGTAATTTGGTATGAGATTTGTTTATCCACTTGATAACCAAAGGACGAATTGTAGTTGCTTGTTTCAACTATATCTGCCAACTTAGACAGTCTGTGATTGTGTGTTGTTTTCAGAGATGACTGATCAAAACTTTGCTGACGAGGATTctgaagaagagaagaaaagcaGAAAACGCCgccaaaaatgcagaaaaaagTCAGCAGCCACTGCTTCATCCAATGATCAAGTACATCCCATACTAAAGTCTTgcaagatgaaaataaaaaatcagattttctgACAACTATAAAGGTCTATAAATTCATTGTGCAGGTCGTACCTCATGGAAAGTTATCTCTTATAGATGATCATTCCAAGGTTCATAGTTCCCAAAAAGAGTAGGGACTTGGATAGAGAACGCACAATCAACTACGAGAATTGACATTTTTGTGATTGTAATTTACAACTCGTATTTTTCAGTTGATTCTAATTAGTAGTTTGACTACAGATGTAAACCTCCTCAAACCCAGTGCTGAGGAGAGAAGGAAGATTGTCAAACCAGAATGGCATGAGGCTTAGCCTGAGTTCTACATAAAGGACTAGAGTAGAGGGACGTTAAGGAGATGCAAGGGCCATGGATCATTCTGACACTGCCACAAATCAAAACAAGCCCCTGAAGACTCTCCATAAGATTTAAGCCCGTCTTTGCATAGAATCATGAACTACAATTTTATGGTGCTATGATGTCTGACATAActtcatttatttattgtttgattaatttcattcaGCTGCTTTGACGTTTTAGTGTATTATGCTTGCCTTTTGTCTTTGTAAAATCAGAAGAAGAAATATTGTACAGATTTTTGTCAAATATCTCTTCAGGCTTTGTGATGTTCTCTGTTTTAGTTGAGAGTGCCTTTTGTATAGAGATAATTAAGAGCGCAGGTATATCGCCAACTTTCTATAAAACTTGACAGTgaaattattctaaataatatttcgcttgcattataaatacattttccaacccaccttcttttatattcccaactatctttttatttcacatacatcacatcataaaaagtgttacagtaattatttcaaataatattctatccaaacactcccaattgggtttgtttggataccATTATTATTCCAAATACgtaatattttgcttgcatcataaatacattttccaactcacctttttatattttcaaccaattttttatctcacatacatcacatcacaaaaaaatgctacagtaattattccaaataacaCTCTATCCAAATATTAACTCCAAATAATATTTGTAGGATTCTGACagtgtaataatttttttttttttacgttaACATC
It contains:
- the LOC113748994 gene encoding uncharacterized protein LOC113748994 isoform X1 → MQSLNGSSSRPEMDRTGSLLSELSVEKEKHPSNSDDTTATLLESQETESESTQWTDEKHSSYLNSMEASFVNQLYDSLDTLGGFSQQESLSEPKNWGQMNDGVATPSGQFKVFKDGSWARVNFSNYRREMARPKQAQKSDPVLANPWIQHYRSSCRHQTRTFQGQAPVSTTANPTAFPFGCQDSMGSNTEMTDQNFADEDSEEEKKSRKRRQKCRKKSAATASSNDQVVPHGKLSLIDDHSKVHSSQKECKPPQTQC
- the LOC113748994 gene encoding uncharacterized protein LOC113748994 isoform X2, with amino-acid sequence MQSLNGSSSRPEMDRTGSLLSELSVEKEKHPSNSDDTTATLLESQETESESTQWTDEKHSSYLNSMEASFVNQLYDSLDTLGGFSQQESLSEPKNWGQMNDGVATPSGQFKVFKDGSWARVNFSNYRREMARPKQAQKSDPVLANPWIQHYRSSCRHQTRTFQGQAPVSTTANPTAFPFGCQDSMGSNTEMTDQNFADEDSEEEKKSRKRRQKCRKKSAATASSNDQM